From the Solanum lycopersicum chromosome 10, SLM_r2.1 genome, one window contains:
- the LOC101258413 gene encoding uncharacterized protein isoform X2, with protein MHQVPMIMPTSGYATPNGYTHLPPESQRPTSNVSCTVNHIQQTHNLHKHLFQILGCLVFTFKKKCAWCPEHETQIFANLHKKAGCLLSSLFLKARKKDKKPRWILYEDWEKLVEHWETNARFKQMSEIGKMSRSSTKGGSLHTSGAHSQGNVRRKLEKELGRSVTQAEAFKFTHTRKKKNPGDPNFGIKIFKPWRISTKLYQKTTKACQLAKSRTREFGWTMLVVQLDMDMLMACRKGPFVNFILS; from the exons ATGCATCAGGTGCCTATGATTATGCCCACATCCGGATATGCTACCCCAAATGGATACACTCATTTGCCTCCCGAGTCTCAGCGACCGACATCCAATGTCTCTTGTACAGTTAATCACATCCAACAAACTCACAACCTTCATAAACATCTATTTCAAATCTTGGGATGTCTAGTCTTCACATTCAAG AAAAAGTGTGCTTGGTGTCCGGAACACGAGACTCAAATTTTCGCAAACCTTCACAAGAAAGCTGGGTGTCTACTTTCTAGTTTGTTTCTGAAAGCTCGTAAAAAAGATAAGAAGCCTCGATGGATTCTATATGAGGATTGGGAAAAGTTAGTTGAACATTGGGAGACAAATGCAAGGTTCAAGCAGATGAGCGAGATCGGTAAGATGTCGAGATCATCTACTAAGGGTGGTTCTCTACACACAAGCGGGGCACATAGTCAAGGAAATGTGAGGAGAAAACTG GAAAAGGAACTAGGAAGGTCTGTAACTCAGGCTGAAGCATTCAAGTTTACACAcacaaggaagaagaaaaatcctGGAGATCCAAACTTTGG AATCAAAATCTTCAAACCTTGGAGGATTTCCACCAAACTTTACCAGAAGACAACCAAGGCATGTCAATTAGCCAAGAGCAGGACGAGAGAATTTGGCTGGACTATGTTGGTGGTCCAACTAGATATGGATATGCTTATGGCATGCCGCAAAGGGCCTTTCGTGAATTTCATTCTGAGCTAG
- the LOC101258413 gene encoding uncharacterized protein isoform X3, with product MHQVPMIMPTSGYATPNGYTHLPPESQRPTSNVSCTVNHIQQTHNLHKHLFQILGCLVFTFKKKCAWCPEHETQIFANLHKKAGCLLSSLFLKARKKDKKPRWILYEDWEKLVEHWETNARFKQMSEIGKMSRSSTKGGSLHTSGAHSQGNVRRKLEKELGRSVTQAEAFKFTHTRKKKNPGDPNFGLIHELN from the exons ATGCATCAGGTGCCTATGATTATGCCCACATCCGGATATGCTACCCCAAATGGATACACTCATTTGCCTCCCGAGTCTCAGCGACCGACATCCAATGTCTCTTGTACAGTTAATCACATCCAACAAACTCACAACCTTCATAAACATCTATTTCAAATCTTGGGATGTCTAGTCTTCACATTCAAG AAAAAGTGTGCTTGGTGTCCGGAACACGAGACTCAAATTTTCGCAAACCTTCACAAGAAAGCTGGGTGTCTACTTTCTAGTTTGTTTCTGAAAGCTCGTAAAAAAGATAAGAAGCCTCGATGGATTCTATATGAGGATTGGGAAAAGTTAGTTGAACATTGGGAGACAAATGCAAGGTTCAAGCAGATGAGCGAGATCGGTAAGATGTCGAGATCATCTACTAAGGGTGGTTCTCTACACACAAGCGGGGCACATAGTCAAGGAAATGTGAGGAGAAAACTG GAAAAGGAACTAGGAAGGTCTGTAACTCAGGCTGAAGCATTCAAGTTTACACAcacaaggaagaagaaaaatcctGGAGATCCAAACTTTGGGTTGATCCACGAGCTCAACTGA
- the LOC101258413 gene encoding uncharacterized protein isoform X1, whose protein sequence is MHQVPMIMPTSGYATPNGYTHLPPESQRPTSNVSCTVNHIQQTHNLHKHLFQILGCLVFTFKKKCAWCPEHETQIFANLHKKAGCLLSSLFLKARKKDKKPRWILYEDWEKLVEHWETNARFKQMSEIGKMSRSSTKGGSLHTSGAHSQGNVRRKLNQNLQTLEDFHQTLPEDNQGMSISQEQDERIWLDYVGGPTRYGYAYGMPQRAFREFHSELEGLSSSHDDELRKTNLDLKHTISKLSSQVESS, encoded by the exons ATGCATCAGGTGCCTATGATTATGCCCACATCCGGATATGCTACCCCAAATGGATACACTCATTTGCCTCCCGAGTCTCAGCGACCGACATCCAATGTCTCTTGTACAGTTAATCACATCCAACAAACTCACAACCTTCATAAACATCTATTTCAAATCTTGGGATGTCTAGTCTTCACATTCAAG AAAAAGTGTGCTTGGTGTCCGGAACACGAGACTCAAATTTTCGCAAACCTTCACAAGAAAGCTGGGTGTCTACTTTCTAGTTTGTTTCTGAAAGCTCGTAAAAAAGATAAGAAGCCTCGATGGATTCTATATGAGGATTGGGAAAAGTTAGTTGAACATTGGGAGACAAATGCAAGGTTCAAGCAGATGAGCGAGATCGGTAAGATGTCGAGATCATCTACTAAGGGTGGTTCTCTACACACAAGCGGGGCACATAGTCAAGGAAATGTGAGGAGAAAACTG AATCAAAATCTTCAAACCTTGGAGGATTTCCACCAAACTTTACCAGAAGACAACCAAGGCATGTCAATTAGCCAAGAGCAGGACGAGAGAATTTGGCTGGACTATGTTGGTGGTCCAACTAGATATGGATATGCTTATGGCATGCCGCAAAGGGCCTTTCGTGAATTTCATTCTGAGCTAGAAGGCCTATCTAGTTCCCATGATGATGAATTGAGGAAGACTAATCTTGATTTGAAGCATACGATATCTAAGCTATCTAGTCAAGTTGAATCCTCATAG